GTCGACAACGCCTTCGCACTGCTGGAGTCCCAGCGGATCGACGGTGGACTCCTGGGCCCCTTCGGCGTCCACCCGTAACCAACACTGAAAGTGCAGGCTGATGAAGAATCCTCTGCTCCGCATACTCGCAGCCGCAACAACCGCGGCAACCATCGTCGCGGTCCTGCCCATTTCCGCCTCCGTGCAGGTCCCGGCTGCGGCGGCAGCCCACTCCGCCGAGCAATCCTCCGCCACCGCAGCGGCGAAGCCACCGGCGGGGTTCACCGAACGTAAAGTCGTGGTGGGCGACATTGGCATCAACTTCGTCGAGGGCGGACACGGCAAGACGCTCGTCCTGCTCCATGGCTACCCGCAGACCTGGTACGAGTGGCACGACATCCTGCCCGAGCTCGCCCAGCACTACCACGTCATCGCCCCGGACCTGCGCGGCGCCGGCGGCAGCGACGCCCCCGCCGCGGGATACGACAAGAAGACCCTCGCCGACGACGTGCACAAGCTTCTGGTCACGCTCCACCGTGACCAGGACATCCGCCTGGTCGGCCACGACATAGGCACGATGGTCGCCTACGCCTACGCCGCCGCTCACCCTCAGGATGTCACCAGGCTCGTCCTCACCGAGGCTCCCATCCCCGACCAGACGATCTACAACTTCCCCGCTCTCACCTCCCAGGGCCCCGGTTTCTGGAACTTCGGCTTCTTCAACGTCACAAACGGCCTGCCCGAACAGACCGTCAAAGGCCGCGAGACCCAATGGATCGAGCGCTTCACCGACATGCTCGAATACAACAAGGACGGCGTGACCCCAGGCGACGCTGCCATCTACGGCTACTACCTCAAGCAGCCCGGACACACACGGGCAAGCTTCGAATGGTTCCGCACCCTCAATCAAGACGTCGCGGACAACGCCGTCAACGCCAAGACCAAGCTCACCATGCCGGTACTGGCCCTCGGCGCCCAGTACAGCCTCGGCGGTTCCGTCCCCGACCAGGTCCGCAAGTACGCCACGAACGTCACCGGCGACGTCGTTCAGGACTCGGGCCACTGGATGTGGGAGGAAAAGCCCGAGGAGGTTACGAACAGGCTCCTGACCTTCCTCAACAACAGCTGACCAACGTTCACCACGTCACCCAAGCCGTCGCCCGCATCCACAACACCGCTCTCGCGGTATGACTAGACACAACGCCGTTCAGTTAGGCGGTGGGGTGGTTTGTTAAGCGCGGCGTGGAGACAAAGCAGCGGAGCTCCGGTGTAGAGGGGTCATTCTAAGACGCCCTGAACACCTGGAGCTCCGCTGGCTGATCAGACTGCCTGCAGGGCTCGTAAAGCCGGTTGGCTACGCTGGCTGCGAATACTCGTTGATCAACCCGCCGGGGATGGGGCGCCGTTGGATCCTGGCGGCGGTCAAGTCAGTGACTCCCGACGCCGGGTTGGGCGGCTGCTGGCCGAGCGATCGATGTGGTCGGTGGCTGTTGTAGTGGGTCGTGCATCCGGCGAGGACGGCCGCGAGGTGGCGGTCGCCGATGATGAGCATCCGGTCTGTGTACTCCCGGCGTACGATGGCCACTCCTCGTTCGACGAACGCGTTCGCCCGGGGGCCTGCGGCGGGGTCTTGATCACGTCGATGCCGTCCGCGGCGAACACCGTGTCAAAGACCGCCGTAAATTTCGTATCGCGGTCGCGGAGCGGAACCGCAGCGCAGCTGCGCGTCGGTCGAGGCGCACCAATTCTGTGCCTGCTGGGGGCCACCCAGGCACCGGTTGGATGGGCGGTCACCCCAACCACGTGGACTTGGCGGGTGGCGCGGGTCCGTCGCCCGGTAGGCCGTCTCGTCTGTCGCTGGCCCGAGGGCTCGGCTCATCAGCGTCGGCCAGCGCACTCTGCAGCCCGACCCGCACGACAGACACATGCAGACCGAGCGGGCGCACGCCACGCAGCAGGCGCACCGACATGATGGCGGCGACACGGCACTCGAACAGGGTCCCCGGCCCTATCCGTTGAGGAAGTCAAGCAGAGCGGACAGCGTCTCCTGGGGGTCTTCGAAGATGGACGCGTGGCCGCCTGCCACCTCAACGAGGCGCGCGCCGGGGATACCCGCGGCGATTTCCCGAGAGTGGGCCGGCGGGATGAACCGGTCTCCCGCCGCCGACACGACCAGGGTAGGTGCCTGGATCTTGCCGAGGTCGGGGCGGACGTCCAGCCGGAGCCCGAAGTCGATCTGGGCTGCGGTTCCCGGTGCGGGGTGAGCGGTCATCATCGCCATGACCTGCGGCAACTGCTCCTCGGGCAGCGCGGCGAGGAACTCGTCGGAGAACGACAGCATGACGAGCAGCTTGCCCAGGTCCTTGTCCTGGCGGTCGAACATCGCAGCCCAGAGGTCCAGGTTCATCCGCAGGGTCGGACGCGGCCGGGCAAAACCGACGACGGTGGCCAGCTGGGAGATCCGCTCCGGGTGCCGGGCGGCGACCTTGATCGCGATCGGCGCGCCGAGGGATGCGCCTGCCAGGGCGAACGTCTCCAACCCTGCTTTCCGCGCGGTGGCGACGATCTGGTCTGCGACCGTGTCGACGTCCAGCGGGCCGTCGGGCAGGGGACTGTCGCCGGAGCCCGGCAGGTTCGGAAGGACGACCGTGTACTTGGCAGCGAGGCCCTCCAGCACGGTCCCCCAACTGCCGAGGCCGGTGCTGCTGGTGCCGTGGAGAAGTACCAGTCCAGGGCCCTTGCCCTGAATGTCATAAGAAAGTATTTCAGTCACTCGTGAACCGTACGATCGTTTCTACAGCCGGGGTACGACGATTCGCGCTTTCCCAGGCGGCCATTTCTGCACGAACCAGGCGACTGGCCCTCCCCCGCTACAGCCAGGCCGCCGCGCCGGCCGGCCCAGCGTCGAATTGTGGCTCGTGCTTCCCGGGTTCGGCGTCGACGACGAGCCAGAAGGAGCATCTGAGGGGGGACGGCCGGTCGGGTGGCCCTCTCTTCGGGCAGCCCTTCGTATGAGGCCGGGCGACTTATCGGCGATGCCAGGTTTCAAGGACAGGCGTAGCCGGGAAAGCCAAGCTTGAGAAGGACGACTACTGAGGGTCACCTGGGGACCGGACTCCGGAACGCGACCGCGGCTTGAGATTAGGATCGTCCCAGTCGCCGGCCGCAGCACGAATAACCAGGTGAGTAGCCTGGTAGCGTGTTGACGCATAGCCTGCGGTCCGCAGAGGAACTGGAGCAGGCGGCCAGGCAGAGTTACATGCCTGTGATCGCCGAGCCGCGCCCCGACTTCCAGGGGCGGCTGGCCCTGCAAACTCTGGGTAAGGCCGTCTCTCTCTCCGAGGCTCGGACGACGCCGCTGCGGACGTTTAGGACCGCGCATATGGCCGCGAGAACCGAGCGGGACGATCTGCTGCTCTTCTGCGTCCACGTGGCGGGCTTCGGCCGGCTACTCCAGCACGGGCGAGTCGCCGAACTGGGCCCGGGCGTCGGAGTCCTGTACGAAGCTCGGAGCGCGTGGGATCTGAACGTCGCGACTGACGTTCACAGCCTCCTCCTGCAGTTCCCGCGTGATGTACTGCCCTTGCGCTCGGCCGAGATCACCGGCGGCCTCGCACGGCGCATGAATCCGCTGTTGCCGGCCATGCGGCTGCTGTCGGGATACATCAGCCAGCTATTCCAGCTCGCCGACGGTCTCTCCGATGAGCAGCGTCACGACGCCGGCCTGGCGGCGATCGAAATGCTCATGATGGCCCTGCGAGGCACGACCCCCACGGTGCCCGTTGAGCAGAGCGCCGGTGAGGTGCTGCTGGGGTTGATGCGAACCCATATCCGCGATCACCTCGCCGATACGCGTCTCACCGTGGCGGAACTGGCGCGCAGGCATCACGTCTCCGTCCGGCACGCTCACGCGCTGTTCTCCCGGGTCGGGACCACACCGGGGACGTACATCAGGGAGCAGCGGCTGCTGGCGGCACGGGCGATGTTGTCGGATCCGCGGCACAACACCCGCCTGGTGTCGGATATCGGAGCCGCTGTGGGGCTGGGCGAGTTGCGGACATTCGAGCGAGCGTTCCAGCGGCAGTTCGGGACGACGCCCGCACGCTGGCGGCGGGAGCATTAGACACTTGGCCCAGCTACTCCTCCGGGCTCCTTTCGCGAGCCTGCGCTCACCATCCCACAACACCACGCCGGGTCGCAGCTCGTCCAGCGGCCTCCCGGCAACGCTGGAGCCACAGTTTGGAAGATCGTGGTCCACTAACCTGATCTGCCCGAAGTGCCTGATTGTCGGCGGCGTCGTGGTGCCCGTACCTGCCCGTTCGCGACCAGGTACGGCATCGGCATATGACACGTAGCTGACACGATCCGGCCGGCTGCGGCTGCCCGGCGTCGTACGGCTTCCCGCCCCATCCTTCGGGCTGGGGCGGCTTGCCGTGGCGCCGGGCCACCGCGCGCCTGGGCCACGTACGCCCGCGGCAAGCCGCGTAGCGGCGCGGCAGCGATCGCCCCGACCTCGACGGCGGGCTACCACCCTCGCGATCATCACGGCGTGGAGTTTGCTCGCTAGCTCCGCCGCTAGGGTGACCCCCGTGTCGATCCTGGAACCGGTAGTGGGCGAGTCGACGGTGGGCTGGTCGGGTTCATATCGTGGCGTCCCGTCCCACCGGCCAACACACGTGCCTCCGATCGGGTCTCGCCGAGGAGATCGATTTCGGTTACGGTGATCAGATCGTGTTCTCGTCGCGTCGCCGTGTCCTCGCCGCCGTGGCGGCTACCGCCGCCGTCCTCGGCGTGGGATCGTTCGCCGTCCTCCGGGCCACCGGGGACCGGGCCGACGAACGGGCCGCCAACCAGGTCGTCCAGTCCGCCCCGCCGACCGCCAACCAGGTGGTGCAACCCGGCGCGCCGGGTCAGGCCGGCCGTACCCTCTCTCCGGCCGAGCAGTCCCAGTTGCCGCCGCCTCCGGCACACACTCCGGCCGACGCCCAGTTCATGCAGCGGATGATCTCTCATCACCGGCAGGCGCTGGAAATGACCGCCCTCGTCGCGGACCGCGCGGCCGGCCCCGAGGTGTCGCTGCTCGCCCGGCGGATCGAGACGTCACAGCGGGACGAGATAACGCAGATGGAGCGGTGGCTCACCGAACGTGGTGAGGAGGTGTCGGGGCCGCACGCGCACCACACCGGGCACGACGCCGCGATGCCCGGGATACTCAGCCCGGAGCAGCTCAGCCAACTGGAGCGGGCCCGGGGTGCGGAGTTCGACCGGCTGTTCCTCGACCTCATGATCCGTCATCACAACGGTGCGCTGACCATGGTGCAGCAGCTCTACGCGGCAGGCGGCGGGCTTGAGCCGGCGAGCGACCGGTTCGCCCGCGAGGTCAACGCCGACCAGGGCATCGAGATCAGAAGCATGCAGGAGTTGCTGGCCACGCTTGGCGGCGGTTGAGCGGACGGCGGGAGCCGGACAGCGTCGAGGGCCGCGTCCTGCCGATGTCTCGACAGGACGCGCCCCCTGACGGTCGCTGAGGATTGTCAGTCAAGACCTGTGCACTGGCCAGCGGCCGGCCCGTGCACCGTGTTGGCCGCACCGAGGTTGATCGGCGCCGGCACGTTGCCGGTACAGGCGAGCGGGCCGCGTACCGTGCTGTCGGCGATGATCGGCTCGACCGTGCCGGTGCCGCCGTTCACCGAAACCGGCCCATGGATCTCGGAATCCACGATGGCGGCGCCGCCCATCGTGCCGATGATGCTCACCGGTCCGCGTACGGTGCTGTGGTAGAGCTGCACCGCCGCCGCGTTCGACGCCGAGACAGGCCCGGAGATCGACGAGTCGATGGCGAGCAGCGAGGCACCCGGCCGGACCGTGACCGGGCCGGAGACCGTCGCCCCGGTCAGGCAGGTGACACCCGAGACCGTCAACGGGCCGTTGTGCCGGGCCGAGATGGTCGAGGTGCAGGTCCGGCTGAGTTGGTCGAACCGGGCCCGGGCCACCGCGAAACTCGGCGCCCAACTGATCCTGGTCTGGTGCTGGGCGTTGAACTCGGGCAGGTGCACCTCACGGGCCGCGGCGATCTCCGCCTCGGTCAGGTGCTGACTGGGCCGCAGGCCGAAGACGTCGAGACCGCGCGCGATCTCGCTGCCGTAGACCTGGCCGTTGTACCAGTACGCCGACCAGAAGCCACCGAGCATGATGGAGGTCGGACTGATCGCCCCCCGGTCGAAGTAGCCGATCTCGCGCGGGTGGGCCGAGTCGGTGAAGTCCAGCAACGAGACGCCGCCCTGGTACCACGCCTGGGCCAGGATGTCCCGTCCCGGCACCGGAATCAGCGAACCGTTGTGGGCGACGCAGTTCTCCTGGAGCGTCTGCGGCACCGGCAGCTTGTAGTAGCTGGCGAAACGCATCTTGCCGTCGACGATGTCGAAGATCGCGTTGGCGCCCCACTGCGGCTGGTCGGTCGTACGGCACCGGGCCCCGGTGCCGCCGCCCCACTCGTCGGTGAAGATGACCTTCTTGCCGTCGTTGCTGAGGGTGGCGGAGTGCCAGTAAGCGAAGTTCGGGTCGGAGACCTCGTCGATCCGTACCGGGTTGGCGGGGTCCGAGATGTCGATCAGGATGCCGTTGCCCTCACAGGCGCCCGCGGCCAACCCGAGCTGCGGGTAGGCGGTGATGTCATGACAGGCGTCGGTGACCGGCGACGGGCTCCACGAGCTGCCCGACGGGTGGGTCGGCGCGGGCGGGGTGTTCTGCAGGCCGTCGATCGCGCCGGTCTCCGGGTTGGCGAACAACCGTGGGCCGCTGACGATCGCGGCCTGTTCGGGCGCCGCCACCGGAACCTTGATGACGTCGATGCGCCACCGCGCCGGGTTCTCACCGGACGCGGGGGTGTTGTTGCAGCCGGCCATCGTGGTCGCCGGGCGTACGCCGGCGGTGCCGGACACGTACACGTACACGTTCGCGCTGTCGTCCGGGTCGGTCACCAGCGAGTGGGTGTGCGAGCCCCGGCAGGTCTGTACGGCGGCGACCTGCACCGGGTTCGTCACGTCACTGATGTCGAAGACGCGTACGCCCTGGAAGCGGGTGCCGACCGCGGGGTTCGTGCCGCAGTCGAGGCGGCCGCGGCTCTCCTCGACCGACATGAACAGCAGGTCGCCGTAGACGGAGAGGTCACCCTGCCCGCCCGGGCACACGACGCTGGTGACGAGCGTCGGGTTGGTGGGCTGGGAGATGTCGTAGATGTTGAAGCCGTTGAAGTTGCCCATGTAGGCGTGGTTGCCGCCGAAGGCGAGATCAGATCCGGCGAAGCCGAAGTCACCGGGGTCGGCCGGGTTGACGAAGCCCGCCGGCTTGTCGCGGTGCGCCAACAGTTCGAGGCCGCTGCTCGCGCTCTGCGCGTCCAACCACCCCGAGCCGAGCCCAATCCGTGGGTCCGGTGCGGGCTCCTGGCCCGAGGCCGTGCCCGGCAGCAGGGCCATGAGGAGAACCGCCCCGGCCATCGCGCCGAAGGCGCGGCGTTTCCTGCGTGATCTGCGATCCGATTGATAACCCATA
The Micromonospora pisi DNA segment above includes these coding regions:
- a CDS encoding DUF305 domain-containing protein, producing the protein MFSSRRRVLAAVAATAAVLGVGSFAVLRATGDRADERAANQVVQSAPPTANQVVQPGAPGQAGRTLSPAEQSQLPPPPAHTPADAQFMQRMISHHRQALEMTALVADRAAGPEVSLLARRIETSQRDEITQMERWLTERGEEVSGPHAHHTGHDAAMPGILSPEQLSQLERARGAEFDRLFLDLMIRHHNGALTMVQQLYAAGGGLEPASDRFAREVNADQGIEIRSMQELLATLGGG
- a CDS encoding LVIVD repeat-containing protein, encoding MALLPGTASGQEPAPDPRIGLGSGWLDAQSASSGLELLAHRDKPAGFVNPADPGDFGFAGSDLAFGGNHAYMGNFNGFNIYDISQPTNPTLVTSVVCPGGQGDLSVYGDLLFMSVEESRGRLDCGTNPAVGTRFQGVRVFDISDVTNPVQVAAVQTCRGSHTHSLVTDPDDSANVYVYVSGTAGVRPATTMAGCNNTPASGENPARWRIDVIKVPVAAPEQAAIVSGPRLFANPETGAIDGLQNTPPAPTHPSGSSWSPSPVTDACHDITAYPQLGLAAGACEGNGILIDISDPANPVRIDEVSDPNFAYWHSATLSNDGKKVIFTDEWGGGTGARCRTTDQPQWGANAIFDIVDGKMRFASYYKLPVPQTLQENCVAHNGSLIPVPGRDILAQAWYQGGVSLLDFTDSAHPREIGYFDRGAISPTSIMLGGFWSAYWYNGQVYGSEIARGLDVFGLRPSQHLTEAEIAAAREVHLPEFNAQHQTRISWAPSFAVARARFDQLSRTCTSTISARHNGPLTVSGVTCLTGATVSGPVTVRPGASLLAIDSSISGPVSASNAAAVQLYHSTVRGPVSIIGTMGGAAIVDSEIHGPVSVNGGTGTVEPIIADSTVRGPLACTGNVPAPINLGAANTVHGPAAGQCTGLD
- a CDS encoding alpha/beta fold hydrolase, with protein sequence MTEILSYDIQGKGPGLVLLHGTSSTGLGSWGTVLEGLAAKYTVVLPNLPGSGDSPLPDGPLDVDTVADQIVATARKAGLETFALAGASLGAPIAIKVAARHPERISQLATVVGFARPRPTLRMNLDLWAAMFDRQDKDLGKLLVMLSFSDEFLAALPEEQLPQVMAMMTAHPAPGTAAQIDFGLRLDVRPDLGKIQAPTLVVSAAGDRFIPPAHSREIAAGIPGARLVEVAGGHASIFEDPQETLSALLDFLNG
- a CDS encoding AraC family transcriptional regulator, producing the protein MLTHSLRSAEELEQAARQSYMPVIAEPRPDFQGRLALQTLGKAVSLSEARTTPLRTFRTAHMAARTERDDLLLFCVHVAGFGRLLQHGRVAELGPGVGVLYEARSAWDLNVATDVHSLLLQFPRDVLPLRSAEITGGLARRMNPLLPAMRLLSGYISQLFQLADGLSDEQRHDAGLAAIEMLMMALRGTTPTVPVEQSAGEVLLGLMRTHIRDHLADTRLTVAELARRHHVSVRHAHALFSRVGTTPGTYIREQRLLAARAMLSDPRHNTRLVSDIGAAVGLGELRTFERAFQRQFGTTPARWRREH
- a CDS encoding alpha/beta fold hydrolase — protein: MKNPLLRILAAATTAATIVAVLPISASVQVPAAAAAHSAEQSSATAAAKPPAGFTERKVVVGDIGINFVEGGHGKTLVLLHGYPQTWYEWHDILPELAQHYHVIAPDLRGAGGSDAPAAGYDKKTLADDVHKLLVTLHRDQDIRLVGHDIGTMVAYAYAAAHPQDVTRLVLTEAPIPDQTIYNFPALTSQGPGFWNFGFFNVTNGLPEQTVKGRETQWIERFTDMLEYNKDGVTPGDAAIYGYYLKQPGHTRASFEWFRTLNQDVADNAVNAKTKLTMPVLALGAQYSLGGSVPDQVRKYATNVTGDVVQDSGHWMWEEKPEEVTNRLLTFLNNS
- a CDS encoding integrase core domain-containing protein; this encodes MAIVRREYTDRMLIIGDRHLAAVLAGCTTHYNSHRPHRSLGQQPPNPASGVTDLTAARIQRRPIPGGLINEYSQPA